The following are encoded together in the Nitrospira sp. genome:
- a CDS encoding TlpA family protein disulfide reductase encodes MKQINHKLLPSVLLLSAMVLISTGGVWAMGSRVPAVGTAAEDFQLTDLAGQQQSLSQYRGKVVLVNFWATWCKPCTTEMPAMQAMYDKLQDKGFVVLAVNELEDEAKVREHIQQHGHTFPVLLDRDNKVANQFGVFGLPVSVFIDEKGVVREYIKGGLLTEQVILDTVARIQKPEPIKAASTQ; translated from the coding sequence ATGAAGCAAATCAACCATAAACTTCTTCCGAGCGTACTGCTGCTGAGTGCCATGGTTCTCATCAGTACTGGCGGGGTATGGGCAATGGGCTCGCGGGTTCCGGCAGTGGGGACCGCCGCGGAGGATTTTCAGCTCACGGATCTGGCGGGTCAACAACAGAGTCTGAGCCAGTATCGAGGCAAGGTCGTACTGGTCAACTTCTGGGCCACCTGGTGCAAGCCCTGCACGACAGAAATGCCGGCTATGCAGGCCATGTACGACAAGCTGCAGGACAAGGGATTTGTAGTATTGGCCGTCAATGAATTAGAAGACGAGGCGAAAGTCCGCGAACATATCCAGCAGCATGGCCACACGTTCCCGGTGCTCTTGGACCGTGATAACAAAGTGGCGAATCAGTTCGGAGTCTTTGGTTTACCGGTCAGCGTGTTTATCGATGAAAAAGGTGTCGTTCGTGAATACATCAAAGGCGGGCTCCTGACCGAGCAGGTGATCCTCGATACCGTCGCACGTATCCAAAAGCCAGAGCCAATCAAAGCGGCGTCGACTCAATAG
- a CDS encoding transporter has translation MLRTIWSSVLTVAGVVGMVCLTLSPAPVDASCGSVSCFVVIGSQQQVPMKGLLTINAIYNFTPMEAPPGEGGRIPFASQGDRTLTLANLDVNRIETTTRTATLDLNYGLTERLGIQVAIPYKHVESDAQIGGLTPVPYSERGLGDIRATLKYNVLPTLRSMVVLGVGIDFPTGSYGRFAQGATLAESTLQIGRGNFGIVPMIYQTYELIPHRVNQFASVSYRHTFKNSDGYQFGDEVSGALGLNVIPLERTPWLVLTQQFNFRWMQNDAMDASLFQFNPGGAPILLDPTVKFRAIPTTGSTYVAYSPGIMVNVFNFASAYFIAQIPIHRDFNGNLEQQISYIFGVTKSFQLFGGSS, from the coding sequence ATGCTGCGTACGATCTGGTCTTCTGTTCTCACCGTCGCTGGTGTCGTCGGAATGGTGTGCTTGACCCTCAGCCCAGCTCCGGTCGATGCCTCTTGCGGCTCGGTCAGTTGCTTTGTCGTAATCGGGTCTCAGCAACAAGTGCCGATGAAGGGGCTGCTGACCATTAATGCTATCTACAACTTCACACCGATGGAGGCGCCGCCAGGTGAGGGCGGACGCATCCCATTCGCCAGTCAGGGTGACAGAACCCTCACGTTGGCGAACCTGGATGTGAACCGCATCGAGACCACGACACGCACGGCCACACTCGACCTCAACTACGGTCTGACCGAACGACTCGGTATCCAAGTGGCAATCCCATACAAGCACGTTGAGTCGGATGCGCAGATCGGTGGTCTCACCCCGGTGCCGTACAGCGAGAGGGGACTTGGCGATATTCGGGCCACACTGAAGTACAACGTGTTGCCCACTCTGCGGAGCATGGTGGTACTTGGCGTGGGGATCGATTTCCCCACAGGGAGCTATGGACGGTTTGCGCAAGGCGCTACCTTGGCAGAATCGACGCTGCAGATCGGCCGAGGCAACTTCGGTATCGTCCCGATGATTTATCAGACGTATGAACTGATTCCCCATCGGGTGAACCAGTTTGCGTCGGTGAGTTATCGGCACACGTTTAAGAACAGCGATGGTTATCAGTTCGGTGATGAAGTGAGTGGGGCATTGGGGCTTAATGTGATCCCGCTTGAACGGACCCCATGGTTGGTGTTGACGCAACAGTTCAATTTTCGATGGATGCAGAACGACGCCATGGATGCATCACTGTTTCAATTCAACCCCGGAGGAGCGCCGATTCTGCTCGATCCGACTGTTAAGTTCCGGGCCATACCGACAACCGGCTCGACCTATGTCGCCTATTCACCGGGCATCATGGTGAATGTATTCAATTTCGCCTCAGCCTATTTTATCGCGCAAATCCCGATCCATCGAGACTTTAACGGCAACCTGGAGCAACAGATCAGCTACATTTTTGGCGTGACGAAGTCGTTCCAACTATTTGGTGGGTCTTCGTAG
- a CDS encoding energy transducer TonB: MTSNDHSRLFLPAWGISLILHGAVVGLALLFVAQIKPVPQGETFQWDVALVDGARPDSLSEQAQSAVESSVPPAKQRPPSRTKPVQELAQPVMPTEQTVEPPYPGGQQVYPIERTVEVPQFHDEPLEQVAESAAESTVEPHEGEPVPDSPTPESIESQPIEQESVAVASAPDVAVFQEAPDPAETHTSHMDAASVSVPESQASGLEMKADNRWLAETLWRRVAELKRYPSTSRMNGEEGKVILKAVIRSDGRLATVTVQKSSGFSALDEAAMEAVRLACPLHMKYTMGKPQIVVSLPIVYRLAN; encoded by the coding sequence ATGACATCGAACGATCACAGCCGGTTGTTCTTGCCTGCCTGGGGTATTTCACTGATTCTGCATGGAGCGGTTGTCGGCTTGGCGCTCCTTTTTGTCGCGCAGATCAAACCGGTTCCTCAAGGCGAAACGTTCCAATGGGATGTGGCGTTGGTGGATGGGGCAAGGCCAGATTCTCTATCCGAGCAGGCCCAATCGGCCGTTGAGTCTTCAGTACCGCCTGCCAAACAACGCCCTCCATCACGGACGAAGCCGGTACAGGAGCTTGCCCAGCCGGTCATGCCCACGGAACAGACGGTCGAACCTCCATATCCGGGGGGTCAACAAGTGTATCCGATTGAACGGACGGTGGAGGTTCCTCAGTTCCACGACGAGCCGCTCGAACAGGTTGCTGAGTCAGCAGCCGAATCAACGGTGGAGCCCCATGAGGGTGAGCCTGTTCCGGATTCGCCCACCCCTGAGTCGATCGAATCGCAACCTATAGAACAGGAGTCGGTTGCGGTCGCATCGGCTCCGGATGTTGCTGTATTCCAAGAGGCTCCTGATCCGGCTGAGACGCATACCAGTCATATGGATGCCGCTTCGGTGAGCGTGCCGGAATCACAGGCCTCCGGTCTGGAGATGAAAGCGGACAACCGCTGGCTGGCTGAAACACTCTGGCGGCGAGTGGCGGAGCTCAAGCGCTATCCGAGCACGTCGCGGATGAACGGAGAAGAAGGGAAGGTCATCTTGAAGGCTGTGATCCGATCTGATGGACGGCTCGCGACCGTGACTGTCCAGAAGAGTTCTGGCTTCAGTGCGCTTGATGAAGCGGCGATGGAAGCGGTCAGACTCGCCTGTCCGCTTCATATGAAGTACACCATGGGCAAGCCACAAATCGTCGTGAGTTTGCCGATCGTGTATCGCCTCGCCAATTGA
- a CDS encoding helix-turn-helix domain-containing protein — MEKPMLRVGEAAELLSVSRWTIYRWVEDGRLRGTKLGKGSLRIFRESVACLIKRNETAIAGASPVTADHAPSRAD; from the coding sequence ATTGAAAAACCAATGCTTCGAGTCGGAGAGGCGGCGGAATTGCTCTCTGTCAGCCGGTGGACGATTTATCGGTGGGTGGAAGATGGACGGCTGCGCGGAACAAAGCTTGGTAAAGGAAGCTTGCGGATCTTTCGCGAGTCCGTGGCCTGCTTGATCAAGCGGAATGAGACTGCGATCGCGGGCGCGTCGCCGGTGACCGCTGATCATGCACCATCAAGGGCGGACTGA
- a CDS encoding helix-turn-helix domain-containing protein, with translation MDAIGTLQQKKLLRVDEAAQILNVSRWTVYRWVEAGRLGGTRLGVGSLRIFSETVAALIDLHCVGVTPATPVDHSATQISPKQRGLKHRYVSDDRGRRDRHPVAV, from the coding sequence ATGGATGCGATCGGAACTTTGCAGCAGAAGAAACTGCTTCGTGTCGACGAAGCAGCACAGATTCTCAATGTCAGTCGGTGGACGGTGTATCGCTGGGTGGAAGCCGGGCGCCTTGGTGGTACTCGACTGGGCGTGGGGAGCTTGAGAATCTTCAGCGAGACGGTGGCGGCCCTTATCGATCTCCACTGCGTGGGGGTGACTCCGGCAACGCCCGTTGACCATTCGGCCACCCAGATCTCGCCCAAACAGAGAGGGCTCAAGCATCGCTATGTGAGTGATGACCGGGGTCGTCGGGATAGGCATCCCGTCGCCGTCTAG
- a CDS encoding tetratricopeptide repeat protein encodes MTACEIDAAVTRLFPDFKPPGEGHGMLRQSRVAYNRTCLTLLAALLLACLSPSTPVVAGTMDRWQALTDEGVVAREQAKYQEAEHLFLLANQQAQGFGLLDVRRATSLNNLGLVFHDQGKHEVAKSYYERALVLWEQALGPAHEHAAVALHNLAEIYLEQGEFGQAETHYLRSLTIGERVLGPGHPKLAVGYNGLGMLYRKQGRQVQAEASFHLALGMLEKSDGTESVEEATIVNNLASLYKEKELYAFAEPLYQRALNLRRAFLGECHPSVAMSLNNLANLYHAQGLSELADQRYREAVAVLEAVPDSPERLMGSILGNWALLAHERGLYIEAKFRYERALVIQHQTLGGHHPMVEVLRDRYAGLLRELASEYRRGSLPRGPQPSAPQGSNGVAQAVDVGNLE; translated from the coding sequence ATGACCGCCTGTGAGATCGACGCAGCAGTGACGCGTCTCTTTCCGGACTTTAAACCACCAGGTGAGGGCCATGGCATGCTAAGACAATCGCGGGTTGCTTATAATCGGACGTGCCTCACGCTTCTTGCGGCACTACTGCTTGCGTGCCTCTCCCCATCGACTCCGGTTGTCGCCGGTACGATGGATCGTTGGCAGGCGTTGACGGACGAAGGAGTCGTGGCTCGTGAGCAGGCCAAGTACCAGGAAGCAGAACACCTATTCCTACTGGCGAATCAGCAGGCTCAAGGCTTTGGTCTTCTCGACGTGCGTCGTGCAACCTCACTGAACAATTTAGGGTTGGTATTTCATGATCAAGGGAAACATGAGGTCGCGAAGTCCTACTATGAGCGGGCGCTGGTCCTCTGGGAGCAGGCGCTCGGTCCAGCCCATGAACATGCGGCGGTTGCACTGCATAATCTAGCCGAAATTTATTTGGAGCAAGGTGAGTTTGGCCAGGCAGAGACCCATTATCTTCGCTCGTTGACGATCGGAGAACGAGTGTTAGGTCCCGGCCATCCAAAGTTGGCCGTAGGATACAATGGGTTAGGAATGCTCTATCGAAAGCAGGGACGTCAGGTTCAAGCAGAAGCGAGCTTTCACTTGGCACTGGGCATGCTGGAGAAATCGGATGGCACCGAATCCGTGGAAGAGGCCACGATCGTGAACAATCTGGCGTCGCTCTACAAGGAGAAAGAGTTGTATGCATTTGCCGAGCCGCTGTACCAGCGAGCCCTCAATCTTCGTCGGGCATTCTTGGGCGAGTGTCATCCTAGCGTCGCCATGAGTCTGAATAACTTAGCGAATCTGTACCATGCTCAAGGACTATCCGAACTTGCGGATCAACGCTATCGTGAGGCGGTCGCCGTTCTTGAGGCGGTGCCGGACTCACCAGAGAGGCTGATGGGGAGTATCCTTGGAAATTGGGCCTTGCTTGCGCATGAGCGTGGTCTCTATATCGAAGCCAAGTTTCGGTACGAACGCGCACTGGTCATTCAGCATCAGACATTGGGAGGTCATCATCCGATGGTCGAGGTCTTGCGTGATCGTTATGCCGGTCTACTTCGGGAACTCGCGAGTGAGTACAGGCGGGGTTCATTACCACGAGGGCCTCAGCCATCCGCACCCCAAGGGTCAAATGGAGTTGCTCAAGCGGTGGACGTCGGAAATCTCGAGTGA
- a CDS encoding TIGR03790 family protein, producing MTCTRLVLILACFMAPISHASFAQAELQSHHVVILANAKSPESLEVAAHYAARRGVPATHVIRLDLPHRDKLTRREYQDLIVTPARRILEDRALSSSIRVIVTTYGVPLRVEAPQLSAEERRVLTDAQNVVKKSRAQLEQLNAEFGRLAPASLNQPDTTLFPAQDLLETARTAALLSRVDRTWRGALAQIRQAQESESERSSQELLRLTQQYGGWGILLQKHGGSEQPPAAPDTPQAAAWRGLLERSSSLWAGLARRPISSERSLIYRWAERLFGMRGVLELASAEVDLLTYTYADASVDSELSLLWWDRDLYSVAWRWDNPLFQDAAVNQDELPVLMVSRLDAPTAESAKGLVDKALQAERMGLDGTVYFDARGLQPKGTTDAYGLYDRSLREAATLMNEHSSYRVVLDDAQPTMTTIPGVALYIGWYKLRAYDDVFSFNPGAIGYHMASAEAVSVHDPTERGWCKNALERGITATLGSVGEPYLDAFPEPARFTTLLLTGKYSLVEVYYLTSRYVSWRMVLFGDPLYNPMKERPPVSLSVPALVSPADRRLSAPGARLMRALDLARDRQNQLITLLRRAEQSTTLPSH from the coding sequence ATGACCTGCACACGTCTCGTCCTCATTCTTGCTTGCTTCATGGCGCCGATCAGTCATGCCTCGTTTGCGCAAGCTGAATTACAGTCACACCATGTGGTGATTCTGGCTAATGCCAAGAGCCCGGAAAGTCTGGAGGTCGCCGCGCATTACGCCGCACGGCGTGGGGTACCTGCCACGCATGTCATTCGGCTCGACCTTCCACATCGCGACAAACTCACTCGCCGGGAGTACCAAGATCTCATCGTGACTCCTGCGCGGCGGATACTGGAAGACCGGGCGTTGTCTTCATCCATCCGCGTCATCGTGACCACGTACGGCGTGCCGCTGCGTGTGGAGGCTCCTCAACTGTCAGCTGAAGAGCGCCGGGTGCTCACGGACGCGCAGAATGTGGTGAAAAAGAGCCGGGCGCAATTGGAACAGTTGAACGCTGAGTTCGGCAGGCTGGCGCCTGCGTCTCTCAACCAACCGGATACCACGCTGTTCCCAGCACAGGATCTCCTCGAAACAGCCAGGACGGCGGCTCTGTTGTCACGGGTCGATCGCACCTGGCGGGGTGCGCTTGCGCAAATCCGGCAAGCGCAGGAATCGGAGTCCGAGCGATCGTCACAGGAATTACTCCGTCTTACCCAACAATACGGCGGATGGGGCATCTTGCTTCAGAAGCACGGAGGATCGGAACAGCCACCTGCCGCTCCGGATACGCCTCAGGCGGCGGCCTGGCGCGGATTACTCGAACGATCGAGCTCTTTGTGGGCCGGGCTTGCTCGTCGACCAATCTCCTCTGAGCGGTCCTTGATCTACCGCTGGGCCGAACGGCTGTTCGGTATGCGAGGAGTGCTTGAACTGGCAAGCGCGGAAGTCGATCTCCTCACCTATACCTATGCCGATGCCAGTGTGGACAGCGAGCTGAGCCTGCTCTGGTGGGATCGAGATCTCTACTCTGTGGCCTGGCGCTGGGACAATCCGCTCTTTCAAGACGCAGCGGTGAACCAGGATGAACTGCCTGTCCTCATGGTCAGCCGGCTGGATGCCCCGACCGCCGAATCGGCGAAAGGCCTTGTCGACAAGGCGCTGCAAGCCGAACGCATGGGATTGGACGGTACCGTCTACTTCGATGCGCGCGGGCTCCAGCCCAAAGGTACGACCGATGCCTACGGCCTCTACGATCGCAGCTTGCGGGAGGCTGCGACGCTGATGAACGAGCACTCCTCCTACCGCGTGGTCCTGGATGATGCGCAACCGACCATGACCACCATCCCCGGCGTTGCGCTCTATATCGGGTGGTACAAGCTGCGGGCGTACGACGACGTCTTTTCATTCAACCCCGGCGCCATCGGCTATCACATGGCCTCAGCCGAGGCCGTGAGTGTGCATGATCCCACTGAGCGTGGTTGGTGTAAAAATGCCTTGGAACGAGGGATTACGGCGACACTTGGCTCTGTGGGCGAACCCTATCTGGATGCGTTCCCTGAGCCGGCTCGTTTTACGACTCTGCTGCTGACGGGAAAATACTCTCTCGTCGAAGTCTATTACTTGACCAGTCGCTATGTGAGCTGGCGCATGGTGCTCTTCGGCGATCCTCTGTACAACCCGATGAAGGAACGTCCGCCCGTCTCCTTATCAGTTCCTGCACTGGTGTCCCCTGCTGATCGGCGATTGAGCGCCCCTGGCGCACGGTTGATGCGAGCCCTTGACCTTGCGCGTGATCGACAGAATCAATTGATTACCCTGCTGCGACGAGCTGAGCAGAGCACCACCCTCCCTTCACACTAA
- a CDS encoding SUMF1/EgtB/PvdO family nonheme iron enzyme, producing MVQFRRFLIVLLSAAALSQGTSVDASYVNLPTVPVGNVGNGADPLTGRGAVAYPYYITSTEVTNSRYAAFLNAVDPNGVNPHDLYNPDMTNATGFAVVKGGINFDPAASPGTMYNPKPNYGDKPVNYVSFYDAARYANWVMTGDTESGFYTFADTNTLVSQGVHGPDQHDGMNWVALPSHDEWYKAAFHKNDGATANYYLYPTSSDAVPTIATATPSGDIANPGENVANYNFGANWDGTVNLGHVTSVGSAGPGSASPYGTFDQGGNVMEWIDESTGSNRVMRGGSLWLGEETLRPTYSSFYNPLVGGSSLGFRLTSLGPITAVPLPAAAWLFGSGVTGLIGFMYRRRAMAS from the coding sequence ATGGTACAGTTCCGTCGATTCTTGATCGTGTTGCTGTCCGCCGCTGCTCTCTCCCAGGGGACATCGGTCGATGCGTCATACGTCAACCTGCCTACGGTTCCCGTCGGTAATGTAGGCAACGGCGCCGATCCTCTGACCGGCCGCGGGGCCGTTGCGTATCCGTATTACATCACGTCAACCGAAGTCACAAACTCACGCTATGCCGCCTTCCTGAACGCGGTCGATCCCAATGGTGTGAATCCTCACGATCTCTACAATCCCGACATGACGAATGCCACCGGTTTTGCCGTGGTGAAGGGAGGCATCAATTTCGATCCAGCTGCATCGCCGGGCACCATGTACAACCCCAAACCCAACTATGGCGATAAACCGGTCAACTATGTGAGTTTCTACGACGCGGCGCGATATGCCAATTGGGTCATGACGGGCGATACAGAGAGCGGCTTCTACACCTTCGCCGACACGAATACCCTCGTGAGTCAGGGTGTGCATGGACCGGATCAGCACGATGGGATGAACTGGGTCGCGCTTCCCAGCCACGACGAATGGTATAAGGCGGCATTTCACAAGAATGATGGTGCGACCGCCAACTACTATCTCTATCCGACCAGCAGCGATGCCGTGCCGACCATCGCCACCGCTACTCCATCCGGAGATATCGCCAACCCCGGCGAGAACGTCGCCAATTACAACTTCGGCGCAAATTGGGACGGCACCGTCAATCTCGGCCATGTGACCTCGGTCGGAAGCGCCGGTCCCGGAAGTGCGAGCCCCTACGGCACGTTTGATCAGGGCGGCAATGTGATGGAGTGGATCGATGAGTCCACGGGTTCGAATCGTGTGATGCGCGGAGGGTCACTTTGGCTCGGAGAGGAGACGCTCCGCCCCACCTACAGCAGCTTTTACAATCCGCTCGTGGGAGGCAGCAGCCTTGGTTTTCGCCTCACCAGCCTTGGACCGATCACTGCTGTACCACTCCCCGCGGCCGCATGGCTCTTCGGCAGCGGCGTCACGGGATTGATCGGCTTCATGTACCGGCGAAGGGCCATGGCCTCTTAG
- a CDS encoding cytochrome C peroxidase: MRTSIAHVLAVAVIGLGVTVATESLSQVNSPADPPRPPSLKTVAVPEPTNLPDFVSDRQAAIRLGKALFWEMQVGSDGVTACASCHFSSGMADTRSKNQLSPGLKRITATGAPNPDTTFHRNLSPVGQVTGSDFPFFPLSNDVLSSQGVRNSVFLGVGNGPADRVRQEPDPDGFRIESTNIRRVEPRNTPTVVNAVFNHRQFWDGRADNVFNGVNEMGDRDPNARIFRADSPTSPVAVQVRLEDSSLASQAVVPPVSGDEMSARGRTMRDIGKKFVRYQIPGRPASNLRPLGLQLVHPEDSVLGSLSRWPQKGLSVSGYPELIQAAFHRQWWDSSKLIRVGTDGTPTVIDPPTGVLTANEYSLMQYNFALFFGLAIQLYEATLVADHSPYDQFMDGNPNAISAQAILGVDLFRSQTRGQCITCHEGAELTGASVRQVRASPTRIRDGQAMDRGFNNIGVLETLQDLSLGAKDDLGNWLSTVKRLTPPPPEPIVVDGAFKVPGLRNVELTAPYFHNGGQVDLPAVIDFYDRAGDAHEGMVTLDGTQIELMSIIGFTPEEKAAMLAFLLSLTDERVRFQQAPFDHPQLFIPNGPGLPRAIMPGEQLMEIPAVGRFGGAPQKKFLEP; encoded by the coding sequence ATGCGCACCAGTATTGCTCATGTTCTCGCCGTTGCCGTCATCGGGCTCGGCGTCACCGTCGCGACAGAATCACTCTCTCAGGTCAACAGTCCGGCCGATCCTCCACGGCCACCTTCTCTCAAAACCGTGGCGGTGCCGGAGCCGACCAACCTTCCCGACTTTGTCAGCGATCGCCAAGCCGCCATCCGCCTGGGCAAGGCCTTGTTCTGGGAGATGCAGGTCGGCAGTGACGGCGTCACCGCCTGCGCCAGTTGTCATTTCAGTTCAGGAATGGCCGACACACGATCAAAGAATCAGCTCTCACCAGGCTTGAAGCGCATCACCGCGACCGGCGCACCCAATCCAGATACGACTTTCCACAGAAATCTCAGCCCGGTGGGGCAAGTGACCGGATCCGATTTTCCGTTCTTCCCGTTGAGCAATGATGTCTTGTCCTCGCAAGGTGTCCGCAACTCTGTCTTCCTCGGAGTCGGGAACGGCCCGGCTGATCGTGTACGCCAGGAACCAGACCCCGACGGATTTCGAATCGAGTCGACGAATATCCGCCGTGTGGAACCGCGCAATACGCCGACCGTTGTTAACGCCGTATTTAATCACCGCCAATTCTGGGATGGCCGCGCCGACAATGTGTTCAACGGGGTGAATGAAATGGGAGATCGAGATCCGAACGCCCGTATCTTCCGCGCGGACAGTCCCACCAGTCCGGTTGCCGTTCAAGTACGGTTGGAAGACTCCAGCCTGGCGTCGCAAGCGGTCGTCCCACCGGTGAGCGGAGATGAAATGTCCGCCAGGGGCCGCACCATGCGCGACATCGGCAAGAAATTCGTCCGCTACCAGATTCCCGGCCGGCCGGCCTCCAACCTACGTCCTCTGGGACTCCAGCTTGTGCATCCGGAGGACAGCGTACTCGGTTCCTTGAGCCGGTGGCCCCAGAAAGGCTTGAGTGTGAGCGGGTATCCAGAACTGATTCAGGCTGCATTTCACCGTCAGTGGTGGGACTCATCCAAACTGATTCGGGTGGGAACCGACGGGACACCCACCGTGATCGATCCGCCTACAGGGGTGCTCACGGCGAACGAGTATTCCCTGATGCAATACAACTTCGCGCTCTTCTTCGGCCTGGCCATTCAGTTGTACGAAGCCACACTCGTCGCCGATCATTCGCCCTACGACCAGTTCATGGATGGGAATCCGAACGCCATCAGTGCGCAGGCCATCCTGGGCGTGGACCTCTTCCGGAGCCAGACTCGGGGACAGTGCATCACCTGCCACGAGGGCGCCGAACTGACGGGCGCCTCGGTTCGCCAGGTCCGGGCCAGCCCAACCCGCATCCGTGACGGCCAAGCGATGGACCGAGGCTTCAACAACATCGGCGTGTTGGAGACGCTCCAAGATCTCAGTCTGGGCGCGAAGGATGATCTCGGGAATTGGCTCTCCACCGTCAAGCGACTCACCCCACCGCCGCCGGAACCAATCGTCGTCGATGGGGCGTTTAAGGTGCCCGGCCTCAGGAATGTCGAGCTGACGGCGCCCTATTTTCACAACGGTGGCCAGGTGGACCTGCCTGCCGTCATCGATTTCTACGATCGAGCCGGCGATGCCCATGAAGGGATGGTGACGCTTGACGGCACCCAGATCGAGCTGATGTCCATTATAGGATTCACGCCGGAAGAAAAAGCGGCGATGTTGGCCTTTCTCCTGTCGCTGACCGACGAACGGGTGCGCTTTCAGCAGGCTCCGTTCGATCACCCACAACTGTTCATTCCGAACGGACCTGGGTTGCCGCGCGCGATCATGCCTGGCGAGCAGCTGATGGAAATTCCCGCGGTCGGCCGCTTCGGCGGCGCACCGCAGAAGAAATTTTTGGAGCCATGA
- a CDS encoding VPLPA-CTERM sorting domain-containing protein produces the protein MSLTRTVCAFSLTIALASSIHAQPAQAAAIDLTQIDFEYDSSAWTLGWKFSVTAPTSIEALGVYDSGQDGLAGPAQVALWLASGGAPLVQTTVAPGTDAALDGYFRFAPVISTILSPGVEYIVGAHLDGDVATALFGGNGLVDPRITVIDVRYSSFGSGFGFPDQTDPGTDGAAFLGGNFQLTAVPLPAAAWLFGSGLAGLAGLATRRNWFRNSA, from the coding sequence ATGTCCCTCACGCGTACGGTCTGTGCATTCTCCCTCACCATTGCCCTCGCAAGCTCAATCCATGCTCAACCGGCACAGGCGGCCGCCATTGATCTCACCCAGATTGACTTCGAATACGACAGCTCAGCCTGGACGTTGGGGTGGAAATTCTCCGTCACGGCCCCGACCTCGATTGAAGCACTGGGCGTATACGATTCCGGTCAGGATGGTCTGGCCGGACCCGCTCAGGTTGCCTTGTGGCTTGCGTCAGGCGGAGCACCGCTCGTTCAAACCACGGTCGCACCCGGTACGGACGCGGCCTTGGATGGATACTTCAGATTTGCACCGGTGATCAGCACCATACTCTCTCCGGGGGTCGAATACATCGTGGGCGCGCATCTGGACGGTGATGTAGCCACGGCCCTCTTCGGCGGGAACGGTCTCGTCGATCCTCGAATTACCGTGATCGATGTCCGTTATTCCTCGTTCGGCAGCGGCTTTGGATTCCCGGACCAGACAGACCCCGGTACGGACGGCGCCGCTTTCTTAGGGGGAAACTTTCAACTCACAGCCGTACCTCTCCCCGCCGCCGCCTGGCTGTTTGGGAGCGGGTTGGCGGGATTAGCCGGCTTGGCAACACGACGAAATTGGTTTCGCAATTCAGCATGA
- a CDS encoding VPLPA-CTERM sorting domain-containing protein, with amino-acid sequence MKSLITRKRSVGLGLAALGLWLAGAAPSHAATVTENPAGHQSGLTYEYEVVMGNIDLAHYHGSVGAKSWAEPGNPAGAKGWTHTSNWTLLDLTGLSGSTILTLELERGHGGTSQLFPAFSLFSGVEDVNADTANHTWNNTGNISWATNLTYIDHLANAGGPNGTASGTGMDAVSKQWVLTPGLYTLNYGGNPSFDLGQTGLHDWAASLSTSPVPVPAAVWLFGSGLVGLAGLARRKLLA; translated from the coding sequence ATGAAGTCTCTTATCACCAGAAAGCGGTCGGTCGGTCTAGGCCTGGCTGCATTAGGGCTGTGGCTGGCCGGAGCGGCTCCGTCTCACGCGGCGACGGTCACAGAGAATCCAGCCGGCCACCAATCGGGACTCACCTATGAGTATGAAGTCGTCATGGGGAATATCGACCTTGCGCATTACCACGGAAGCGTCGGCGCCAAGAGTTGGGCGGAACCGGGAAATCCTGCCGGCGCGAAAGGCTGGACCCACACCTCCAACTGGACGCTCTTGGACCTCACCGGCCTCAGTGGTTCAACGATCTTGACGCTGGAGCTTGAGCGGGGTCATGGCGGTACCAGTCAGCTCTTTCCCGCGTTCAGTCTCTTCTCCGGGGTGGAAGATGTGAACGCCGACACGGCGAATCATACCTGGAACAATACGGGAAATATCAGCTGGGCCACAAATCTCACGTATATCGATCACCTGGCCAATGCCGGAGGGCCGAACGGGACCGCTAGCGGAACGGGCATGGATGCAGTGTCAAAGCAGTGGGTGTTGACTCCCGGCCTGTATACGCTCAACTACGGTGGCAATCCGTCGTTTGACCTCGGCCAGACCGGGTTACACGACTGGGCAGCAAGTTTGTCGACGTCACCCGTGCCGGTGCCCGCCGCGGTGTGGCTGTTCGGAAGCGGACTTGTCGGCCTTGCAGGGCTCGCACGGCGTAAGCTTTTGGCTTAA